A DNA window from Setaria viridis chromosome 2, Setaria_viridis_v4.0, whole genome shotgun sequence contains the following coding sequences:
- the LOC117844145 gene encoding uncharacterized protein, with protein sequence MRCAAAARSLLPLPLPISGPAGAGPIHTSAPSLAAELEASDALHALLSTLPPSLPALLPCLSLLSRRLTPHSVADALLCAALPPASRLRLFLFSALSPRLRSPLLHSRAVVPILLATDADAAMYDAIADAQAAGLRPPAAAFEALVFAHASAGRHHEAVEAFSRMEDEFGCRPTTFVYNAVLRVLVNSGVVPAALALYNRMLATGLPPNRATYNVLMDGLCKRGTAADALKLFDEMISRGIVPDVKTHTVLLSSMCNAGQLKEAENLLHSMKDQGCPPDEVTYNAFLSGLCKAGRVDEAIQQLEPLRGTGEFVLGLKGYSCLIDGLFQAGRYDEGFQCYREMLEQTDVSSDVVLYTVMIRGCAEAGRIEDAFVFLDEMKEKGFAPDTFCYNTLLKALCDVGDLDGARSLMSEMTQNSVVLDTTTHTIMICGLCKKGLVDEALQVFDEMGKVGCHPTVMTYNVLINGLYRARRLEEARMLFYKMEMGNNPSLFLRLTLGANQVRDRESLQKLVDSMCQSGQVLKAYKLLRGIIDSGVVPDVVTYNTMINGLCKVRNLDGALRLFKELQPKGFTPDEITYGTLIDSLLRAHRDDDAMMLFQDMLQSGGTPSLSIYNSMMRSLCRKNKLSQAIKLWFDHLPQKYNLSAEDEVIASARKKFEDGSLDEAVRELIKIDQEHGSVNSSSYTIWLIGLCQARRIDDALKIFRILVEFGINVTPACCSHLTKYLCWERNLNAAVDVMLYTLSKRFIMSQPVGNRLLRNLCICHRRKDAQALAWRMHLVGYDMDAYLRESTKGLLYSQ encoded by the coding sequence ATGAGatgtgcggcggcggcacgctccCTCCTTCCGCTTCCCCTCCCCAtctccggccccgccggcgccggccccatccacacctccgccccttccctcgccgccgagctcgaAGCCAGCGACGCCCTCCACGCGCTCCTCTCCACCCTCCCGCCGTCGCTCCCCGCCCTCCTCCCCTgtctctccctcctctcgcgCCGCCTCACCCCGCACTCCGTCGCCGACGCCCTCCTCTGCGCCGCGCTCCCGCccgcctcccgcctccgcctcttcctcttctccgcGCTCTCCCCGCGCCTCCGCTCCCCGCTCCTCCACTCCCGCGCTGTCGTCCCCATCCTCCTCGCcacggacgccgacgccgccatgtACGACGCCATCGCCGACGCCCAGGCCGCTGGCCTCcggccgccagccgccgcaTTCGAGGCGCTCGTCTTCGcccacgcctccgccggccggcACCACGAGGCGGTCGAGGCATTCTCCCGGATGGAGGACGAGTTCGGGTGCCGCCCCACCACCTTCGTCTACAACGCTGTCCTCAGGGTCCTCGTCAACAGCGGCGTTGTTCCGGCGGCCCTGGCGCTCTATAACAGGATGCTCGCCACCGGCTTACCACCCAACAGGGCCACGTATAATGTGCTCATGGATGGCCTCTGCAAGCGGGGAACTGCCGCGGACGCGCTCAAGCTGTTTGATGAAATGATCTCGAGGGGGATCGTGCCCGATGTCAAGACACACACTGTCTTACTGTCGTCCATGTGCAATGCCGGACAGCTGAAGGAAGCTGAGAACCTGCTGCACTCCATGAAAGACCAAGGGTGTCCACCTGATGAGGTCACCTACAACGCATTCCTGAGCGGGCTATGCAAGGCTGGCAGGGTTGATGAGGCCATTCAGCAGCTTGAGCCACTCCGTGGTACTGGTGAGTTTGTGCTTGGCTTGAAGGGGTACAGCTGCTTGATCGACGGTTTGTTCCAGGCTGGACGGTACGATGAGGGATTCCAGTGTTACAGGGAGATGTTGGAACAGACTGATGTCTCATCAGATGTTGTCCTGTACACTGTAATGATCCGTGGTTGCGCAGAGGCTGGCAGAATCGAGGATGCCTTTGTATTTCTGGATGAGATGAAAGAGAAAGGTTTTGCTCCTGACACTTTCTGCTATAACACACTGCTGAAGGCCCTCTGTGATGTTGGTGATCTGGATGGAGCTCGCTCATTGATGTCAGAGATGACACAAAATAGCGTGGTCCTGGACACCACTACACACACTATCATGATATGCGGGCTGTGCAAGAAAGGACTTGTGGATGAGGCATTGCAGGTTTTTGATGAGATGGGGAAAGTTGGTTGCCATCCAACTGTTATGACTTACAATGTGCTTATCAATGGGCTCTACAGGGCACGCAGGCTTGAGGAAGCTCGGATGCTTTTTTATAAGATGGAGATGGGAAATAACCCTTCCTTATTCCTGCGACTGACACTTGGCGCAAACCAGGTGAGGGACAGAGAGAGCTTGCAGAAGCTGGTTGACAGTATGTGCCAGTCTGGGCAGGTGCTGAAAGCTTACAAACTTCTTCGAGGTATAATAGACAGTGGTGTAGTTCCTGATGTTGTCACATATAACACAATGATAAATGGACTGTGTAAAGTAAGGAATCTTGATGGAGCACTTAGGCTCTTCAAAGAGCTCCAACCCAAGGGGTTCACTCCTGATGAGATCACTTATGGGACTCTTATTGATAGTCTCTTGAGGGCACACAGAGATGATGATGCCATGATGTTGTTCCAGGACATGTTACAGAGTGGTGGCACCCCTAGTTTGTCAATCTACAATAGCATGATGAGATCGCTATGTAGGAAGAATAAATTATCACAAGCAATCAAACTATGGTTTGATCACCTGCCCCAAAAGTACAATCTCTCAGCCGAAGATGAAGTAATTGCCAGTGCCCGGAAAAAGTTTGAAGATGGCTCCCTGGATGAAGCAGTTAGGGAGCTAATCAAGATAGACCAAGAACATGGTTCGGTAAACTCAAGTTCTTACACCATTTGGCTCATAGGCCTCTGTCAAGCAAGGAGAATAGATGATGCTCTCAAGATTTTTCGTATACTTGTGGAGTTTGGCATAAATGTCACACCAGCTTGCTGTTCCCATCTTACCAAATACCTATGTTGGGAAAGAAATCTAAATGCAGCAGTTGATGTTATGCTCTATACATTGAGTAAACGCTTTATTATGTCACAACCTGTTGGCAACCGGTTACTTAGGAACCTTTGTATCTGTCACAGAAGAAAGGACGCGCAGGCACTTGCATGGCGAATGCATCTTGTAGGATATGATATGGATGCATATCTTCGTGAGTCTACTAAAGGTTTGTTATACAGTCAATAG